The following are encoded in a window of Maylandia zebra isolate NMK-2024a linkage group LG5, Mzebra_GT3a, whole genome shotgun sequence genomic DNA:
- the LOC106675270 gene encoding receptor tyrosine-protein kinase erbB-3, translated as MKVLVKKVQQVLYVLLPCVLQLCCAQTQGVTVCDGTKNFLSTMGNSEIMYNLMKTRYNNCDIVIGNLEITMMGHTRDFNFLESIKEVTGYILFAINEFSRLPLHHLRIIRGSTLYEDQYALAVMVNYQRDGEHGLQELGLTHLTEILRGGVKIIRNKYLSYAPQVNWLDIVKDGTAQIVIEDNGPEKPCHKACGDVPCWGPGNDTCQILTKTVCAPQCSGRCFGRNPSECCHVECAGGCTGPKDTDCFACRNFNNSGSCVPQCPQTVIYNRLTYRMEPNPNAKYQYGSICVTQCPKNVVVDGSSCVSNCPSNKMEVEKNGVKTCEPCKGLCPKVCHGTSWTDSNSETVDARNIESFINCTKIQGSLNFLVTGIEGDAYNKVPPLDPEKLKIFNTVEEITDFLNIQSWPASMSDLSVFSNLQTIQGRKLYKGVVSKRSYALLVVKINSLTSLGLRSLQNINDGAVYIKGNKNLCYHDTVNWTRLLGSRPQKRSKLLVMANNQKKGECVKEKHVCHPLCSSDGCWGPGPDQCVS; from the exons ATGAAGGTCCTTGTGAAGAAGGTGCAGCAGGTGCTCTACGTCCTGCTGCCGTGTGTACTCCAGCTCTGCTGCGCTCAGACTCAAGGAG TGACCGTTTGTGACGGCACCAAGAACTTTCTGAGCACGATGGGAAATTCAGAAATCATGTACAACTTGATGAAGACGAGGTACAATAACTGCGACATTGTGATAGGAAACCTCGAGATCACCATGATGGGCCACACCAGAGACTTCAACTTTCTGGAG TCTATCAAGGAGGTGACAGGGTACATCCTTTTTGCTATCAATGAGTTCAGCCGCCTCCCACTGCACCACCTGCGCATCATCAGAGGCAGCACACTGTATGAGGACCAGTATGCCTTGGCTGTCATGGTCAACTATCAGAGGGATGGGGAGCATGGCCTTCAAGAACTGGGCCTGACTCACCTCACAG AGATCCTCAGGGGAGGAGTGAAGATCATCCGGAATAAGTATCTGAGCTACGCCCCGCAGGTGAATTGGCTGGACATAGTGAAGGATGGAACAGCCCAAATTGTGATAGAGGACAATGGGCCTGAAA agCCTTGTCACAAAGCCTGTGGAGACGTGCCATGCTGGGGTCCAGGAAATGACACATGCCAGATCT TGACAAAAACCGTGTGCGCCCCTCAGTGTAGTGGCCGCTGCTTTGGTAGAAACCCGAGCGAGTGCTGCCACGTTGAGTGTGCTGGAGGTTGCACTGGGCCCAAGGATACAGACTGCTTT GCCTGCAGGAACTTCAACAACTCGGGCTCCTGCGTGCCTCAGTGCCCACAAACTGTGATCTACAACAGGCTTACATATAGAATGGAGCCCAACCCCAATGCCAAGTACCAGTACGGCTCTATTTGTGTGACCCAATGCCCCA aaaacgTTGTGGTGGATGGCAGTTCATGTGTGAGCAACTGCCCATCTAATAAAATGGAAGTGGAGAAAAATGGTGTGAAAACATGTGAGCCCTGCAAAGGCCTCTGCCCTAAAG TTTGCCATGGCACAAGCTGGACTGATTCAAACAGCGAAACGGTCGATGCTCGCAACATAGAAAGTTTCATAAACTGCACTAAGATCCAGGGAAGTCTTAACTTCCTGGTGACGGGAATAGaagg TGATGCCTACAACAAGGTACCACCCCTTGAtccagaaaaactgaaaatcttCAACACGGTGGAGGAGATtacag ACTTCCTCAACATCCAGTCGTGGCCTGCAAGCATGTCTGACCTGTCAGTCTTCTCCAACCTCCAAACAATTCAGGGAAGAAAACTTTACAA AGGAGTGGTTAGTAAAAG GAGCTATGCACTCCTGGTGGTTAAGATCAATTCTCTGACCTCGCTGGGGTTGCGCTCGCTACAAAACATAAATGATGGTGCCGTGTACATTAAAGGAAACAAGAATCTCTGCTATCATGATACTGTCAACTGGACACGGCTTTTAGGCTCCCGTCCACAGAAACGTTCAAAGCTCTTAGTCATGGCCAACAACCAAAAGAAGGGTGAATGTG ttaaagagaagcatgtgtgtcaccCGCTGTGCTCCTCTGATGGCTGCTGGGGTCCGGGTCCAGACCAGTGTGTCAGCTGA